A genomic stretch from Akkermansia massiliensis includes:
- a CDS encoding PA14 domain-containing protein — translation MNNYIPINKAVNPVCIYQGYEPLINKTLGVDEMIYGFDGTPSDYATCAGAPEMFIKVEHDGLYYFGVEADDEGYLSLAGELLCGKKGDPPNGKLSLETGSRYLKAGYYKVSLIYSNHAYKPVSNNAIAFNVTMDTKPIMEGKYQGNSTMNREFSASPKIKLWTIEREASITCEPSQQVEIQWDHPEFTIDNSLNRSETTGTPPNFYVTACKDEAANVWRLRLQLVTCGSKISLKTDSYRDALANPPVSEAEAIEAVDCMNGYQSRAGVWKWHTQAASLAHEQHHRRQWEDAYKYYWKELKIQEELEKQSVSCTEKPEMDDAIEAMNKAVQTWKDILWLEVKDYVMRLPDGANDRPYCAGQQVLNNATLQVIEQALTNGWNVSADITQPGTIEPPCFLPPVNEGKTRSRAVAEESTSLKLSIADTSRFMQGEITVCFRNEGSLPVRILDEIDDETSDFFFMTILGTERGDVRVLERKMGTMTFHRALNYRELAPGEEYHVTIPVCLDNVELEDWKQCSCELETRYYNQQGKNCFLGTLRAATKLVL, via the coding sequence ATGAATAATTACATACCAATCAACAAGGCAGTTAATCCCGTCTGCATTTATCAAGGGTATGAGCCTCTTATCAACAAGACGCTCGGTGTTGATGAAATGATATATGGCTTTGACGGAACTCCTTCGGATTATGCCACCTGTGCCGGAGCTCCCGAAATGTTCATCAAGGTGGAACATGACGGCTTGTATTATTTCGGTGTAGAAGCCGATGATGAGGGGTACCTCAGCCTTGCAGGAGAACTTCTCTGCGGGAAAAAAGGAGATCCGCCCAATGGGAAATTGTCTCTGGAAACGGGTTCAAGATATCTGAAAGCCGGGTATTACAAGGTTTCTTTGATATACAGCAATCACGCTTACAAGCCTGTCAGCAACAATGCCATTGCATTCAACGTTACCATGGATACCAAACCTATTATGGAAGGGAAGTACCAGGGAAACTCCACCATGAACCGTGAATTTTCAGCATCTCCCAAAATCAAGCTTTGGACGATTGAACGGGAGGCTTCCATTACATGTGAACCTTCTCAACAAGTCGAAATCCAATGGGACCACCCGGAATTTACGATTGACAACAGTCTGAATAGAAGTGAAACAACGGGCACGCCTCCAAATTTCTATGTTACCGCCTGCAAGGATGAGGCCGCCAATGTATGGAGGTTGCGCCTTCAGCTCGTTACTTGTGGTTCCAAGATTTCTCTGAAAACTGACTCTTACAGAGATGCTTTGGCCAACCCTCCCGTTTCAGAGGCTGAGGCCATCGAAGCGGTTGACTGCATGAACGGCTATCAATCTCGTGCAGGAGTGTGGAAGTGGCATACTCAGGCCGCCTCGCTCGCGCACGAACAACACCACCGCCGGCAATGGGAAGATGCTTACAAATACTACTGGAAGGAATTAAAAATACAGGAAGAATTGGAAAAGCAGAGTGTTTCCTGCACTGAAAAGCCGGAGATGGATGACGCCATAGAAGCTATGAATAAGGCTGTCCAAACGTGGAAAGATATTTTATGGCTCGAAGTTAAAGATTATGTGATGCGTTTGCCGGACGGCGCCAACGACCGCCCCTATTGTGCCGGACAACAAGTCCTGAATAATGCTACCCTTCAGGTTATAGAACAGGCGTTAACCAATGGATGGAACGTTTCTGCGGATATTACTCAACCCGGCACGATTGAGCCTCCTTGCTTCCTGCCGCCGGTCAACGAAGGGAAAACACGGAGCAGGGCAGTTGCGGAGGAATCAACATCCCTGAAGCTCTCCATTGCTGACACATCCAGGTTCATGCAGGGAGAAATTACAGTCTGTTTCCGCAACGAGGGAAGTCTGCCTGTCCGGATTCTGGACGAAATCGACGACGAAACGTCCGATTTCTTCTTCATGACGATTCTGGGAACCGAACGGGGAGACGTTCGTGTTCTTGAGCGTAAGATGGGAACAATGACGTTTCATCGTGCATTGAACTACCGGGAGCTTGCACCCGGAGAGGAATACCATGTGACAATTCCGGTTTGTCTGGATAACGTCGAGTTGGAAGACTGGAAACAATGTTCTTGTGAACTGGAAACGCGCTACTATAATCAGCAGGGTAAGAATTGTTTCCTGGGGACTCTCCGGGCGGCGACTAAACTCGTGCTGTAA